A genomic window from Tolypothrix sp. PCC 7910 includes:
- a CDS encoding CHAT domain-containing protein has protein sequence MTNNKTMFYKKYRRLLVFILSALLGLLSSFSIPAWSNSSSQQVRNLQELEKLPITNYQLPITQSPVPSPQSPNPPALNLAREGQQRYNAGQLEAAVKLWQAAAEAYQKAGDREGMSKSLINKSQALQDLGLYPTACKTVLQALAIKNPDCSPSQIDQVQKSFAQQQGSLSLTQGIGLHSLGDILRKQGLLQQSQEILQLSLSAMEESPAKSGVLLSLGNTQRLLGNQSRDRWDYDAVTEIIDRKSLADALAPYQQAFNYYSQGAKLASAPAIPKIQAQLNHFQLLLDIQKWWGEQTQRRISSWTRFNEADLIQRAQDFFSQLRLQLNQDAQALQGEITSNLVNLPPSRAAIYAQINFAESLMQSEQIDKVEPVLTTALQQARNIQDQQAESYALGYLGKLYQKQGQLSQATKLTQQALMLAQEQNINGDAREVTYLWQSQLGRLLRNQGDPKGAIAAYTAAFNTLQSLRSDLNANNQDVQFDFIQEVKPVYVELVDLLLQSNLSAEELNSLIVSNTGLKEQNSTTKQPQERLELARRVIESLQLAELDNFFQDPCSETTNVAVQIDNIDPRAAVIYPIVLPDRLEVILSRSGKALQSVKIPVGEQKVNETLDRLYDNLDNATINNSARNIVFTSNPNPKELKDNLQTLLPIFSEVYNWLIKPFEAELDSNEIQTLLFVLNGRLQRVPIAALYNGQNYLIEKYSVALVPSLQLINPKQLQKRPLKVLAAGVSEQLKVQGEDFAALVNVPKELEQIKQTFPNSKKLLNQEFTAKTIQKQLQANFPVVHLATHGLFSSNPQRNFIITGDAKSISINELSTLLRGQDRAVELLVLSACETATGDERAVLGLAGMAVRSGARSTLATLWPVGDASTTKLMGQFYQDLKQPGVKQADALRNAQRSLLESLRQNPPLPELKNLPPHPYYWAPYVLVGNWQ, from the coding sequence ATGACAAATAACAAAACTATGTTTTATAAAAAATATCGTCGTTTATTAGTTTTTATACTTTCGGCTTTATTGGGACTGTTATCTAGTTTCAGTATTCCCGCTTGGTCAAATTCTAGTAGTCAACAAGTTAGGAACTTACAAGAACTAGAGAAATTACCAATTACCAATTACCAATTACCAATTACCCAATCTCCAGTCCCCAGTCCCCAGTCCCCCAATCCCCCAGCCCTAAATCTCGCTCGAGAAGGTCAACAACGATACAATGCGGGACAATTAGAAGCAGCAGTGAAGTTATGGCAAGCTGCGGCGGAGGCTTATCAAAAAGCAGGCGATCGCGAGGGGATGAGTAAGAGTCTGATCAATAAGTCTCAGGCTTTGCAAGATTTGGGGCTTTATCCCACTGCTTGTAAGACTGTATTGCAAGCTTTAGCTATTAAAAACCCAGATTGTAGTCCCAGTCAAATTGACCAAGTTCAAAAAAGCTTTGCTCAACAACAAGGTTCTTTGTCTCTCACCCAAGGAATTGGCTTACATAGCCTGGGTGATATTCTCCGCAAGCAGGGATTATTACAACAGTCGCAAGAAATTTTGCAGTTGAGTTTGTCTGCAATGGAAGAATCACCTGCAAAAAGTGGGGTGCTTCTCAGTTTAGGAAATACTCAACGCCTATTAGGAAACCAAAGCCGCGATCGCTGGGATTATGACGCAGTGACAGAAATTATCGATCGCAAATCTCTGGCGGATGCACTAGCACCCTACCAGCAAGCTTTTAATTACTATAGCCAAGGGGCAAAATTAGCATCAGCACCAGCAATTCCTAAAATTCAGGCTCAACTGAATCATTTTCAATTATTACTAGATATTCAAAAATGGTGGGGCGAACAGACGCAACGCCGCATTAGTTCTTGGACGAGATTTAATGAAGCTGATTTAATTCAACGGGCGCAAGATTTCTTCTCGCAATTGCGGCTACAGTTAAACCAAGATGCACAAGCTTTGCAAGGTGAAATTACATCGAACTTGGTTAATCTTCCTCCCAGCCGCGCTGCAATTTATGCTCAAATTAACTTTGCGGAATCTTTGATGCAAAGTGAGCAAATAGATAAAGTTGAACCTGTGTTAACTACTGCACTGCAACAGGCACGTAATATACAGGATCAACAAGCTGAAAGTTACGCTTTAGGCTACTTGGGTAAACTGTATCAAAAGCAAGGACAATTAAGCCAAGCAACAAAACTTACCCAGCAAGCGCTAATGTTAGCTCAAGAACAAAATATTAACGGTGATGCGCGGGAAGTTACCTATCTTTGGCAATCTCAGTTAGGGAGATTATTACGCAACCAAGGAGATCCCAAAGGTGCGATCGCAGCTTATACCGCCGCTTTTAATACTTTGCAATCTCTGCGTAGCGATTTAAATGCTAACAACCAAGATGTGCAGTTTGACTTTATTCAAGAAGTCAAACCTGTCTATGTAGAATTAGTAGATTTGCTTTTGCAATCTAATCTTAGCGCTGAAGAATTAAATTCCCTCATTGTCTCAAATACTGGTCTTAAAGAGCAAAACTCAACCACTAAACAACCGCAAGAACGTTTAGAATTAGCCCGCAGGGTGATAGAGTCTTTGCAACTAGCAGAACTCGATAACTTCTTTCAAGACCCTTGTTCAGAAACTACAAATGTTGCGGTACAAATTGATAATATAGACCCCCGCGCTGCTGTTATCTATCCCATAGTTTTGCCAGACCGCTTAGAAGTTATCCTTTCCAGGTCAGGCAAAGCTTTGCAATCAGTAAAAATTCCCGTTGGCGAACAAAAAGTCAATGAAACTCTTGACAGACTTTACGATAATTTAGATAACGCTACTATTAATAACTCTGCACGAAATATTGTCTTTACTTCTAACCCCAATCCCAAGGAATTAAAAGATAATTTGCAGACATTGTTACCAATATTTAGCGAAGTTTATAACTGGTTAATTAAACCTTTTGAAGCGGAATTAGACAGTAACGAAATCCAAACTTTATTATTTGTATTAAATGGCAGATTACAGCGAGTACCAATAGCTGCACTTTACAACGGGCAAAATTATTTAATTGAGAAATATAGTGTAGCCTTGGTTCCTAGTTTGCAATTAATTAATCCGAAACAATTGCAAAAGAGACCGCTAAAAGTATTAGCCGCAGGAGTGAGCGAGCAACTGAAAGTTCAAGGGGAAGATTTTGCCGCATTGGTGAACGTTCCCAAGGAATTAGAGCAAATTAAACAAACATTTCCTAATTCCAAAAAACTACTAAATCAAGAATTCACCGCCAAAACTATTCAAAAGCAATTGCAAGCAAATTTCCCTGTAGTTCATTTAGCAACTCATGGTTTATTTAGTTCTAATCCCCAACGAAATTTTATTATTACAGGTGATGCGAAAAGTATCAGTATTAATGAATTAAGTACTTTGTTACGGGGACAAGATAGAGCTGTGGAATTACTCGTGCTGAGTGCTTGTGAAACTGCGACTGGGGATGAGCGAGCAGTTTTAGGCTTAGCAGGAATGGCCGTGCGTTCTGGGGCCCGTAGTACATTAGCGACTCTGTGGCCTGTAGGCGATGCTTCCACTACCAAACTCATGGGTCAATTTTACCAAGACCTCAAACAACCAGGAGTAAAACAAGCAGACGCACTCAGAAATGCCCAGCGATCGCTGTTAGAATCTTTAAGGCAGAATCCACCTTTACCTGAGTTAAAGAATTTACCACCGCATCCTTATTATTGGGCACCTTACGTTTTGGTGGGGAATTGGCAATAG
- a CDS encoding uroporphyrinogen-III synthase: MTNDKKLPLYGKRILVTAPRSYASRLSEVIIKKGGLPFLMPTIETTLLTDYAELDAVVRRINEFDWIAFTSRNGINAFFQRLNVLDISLSALNNCKLCAIGKDTELLLSLCRRVDLIPAESSPLGIVNELAKIADIHQQKILAPVPEVVGMPEPDVVPNFIAGLQRLGMQVTRVPSYMTAGLDKNIYAVELNLLRQGMIDVIAFSSTVEIESFLTMVNSKSDYQHSVVACFGPYTAANAEKLGLEVAILSQDYSSFAGFADAIAQFFHKP; the protein is encoded by the coding sequence ATGACAAATGACAAAAAATTGCCTTTATATGGCAAAAGAATACTGGTGACAGCACCTAGAAGTTATGCTTCTAGGTTGTCAGAGGTAATCATCAAAAAAGGTGGATTACCTTTTTTGATGCCAACTATCGAAACTACTTTACTCACAGATTATGCTGAGTTAGATGCTGTTGTGAGGCGGATAAATGAATTTGATTGGATTGCATTTACCAGTAGAAATGGAATTAATGCATTCTTTCAACGCTTGAATGTTTTAGATATTTCTCTATCAGCGCTGAACAATTGCAAACTTTGTGCGATTGGCAAAGATACAGAATTATTATTATCTCTTTGTCGCAGAGTTGATTTAATTCCGGCAGAATCTAGCCCATTGGGTATTGTTAATGAATTAGCGAAAATTGCTGATATTCACCAGCAAAAAATTTTAGCACCAGTTCCAGAAGTAGTGGGAATGCCAGAACCGGATGTTGTACCTAATTTTATTGCAGGGTTGCAAAGATTAGGTATGCAAGTAACTCGCGTACCTAGTTATATGACTGCTGGTTTAGATAAAAATATTTATGCTGTGGAATTAAACTTACTGCGTCAAGGAATGATCGATGTAATTGCTTTTAGCAGTACGGTAGAAATCGAAAGCTTTTTAACAATGGTCAACTCAAAATCTGATTATCAGCATTCTGTAGTTGCTTGTTTTGGCCCTTATACTGCTGCTAATGCAGAAAAATTGGGTTTAGAAGTTGCCATATTGTCACAAGACTATAGCTCATTTGCAGGTTTTGCAGATGCGATCGCACAATTTTTTCACAAGCCCTAA